Below is a window of Pseudarthrobacter equi DNA.
ATGATCGCCCAAAGGTCCAGTCTAGTGTTGAGGGGTGAACCAAACGCCCGGGATGGCAGACGCGCCCCACCACTCATCCGAAGAAGCCGACGCAACGGAAACCGGGGCACCCAGGGCGGAGGTCGGCGTCGGGCCCTGGGAAGGCGAATTGCCCGAAGGCGACCACTGGGATCCTGACCTGCTGGCGGACGGTGACCGGCGCAACGTGCTGGACAAATACCGCTACTGGAAGCACGAGGCGATTGTGGCGGAGCTGGATTCGCGGCGGCACAACTTCCATGTGGCCATCGAAAACTGGCAGCACGACCTCAACATCGGCACTGTGGTGCGCACCGCCAACGCCTTCCTCGCCAAAGAGGTCCACATCATCGGACGACGGCGGTGGAACCGGCGCGGGGCCATGGTCACCGACCGCTACCAGCACGTCCGCCACCACCCCACGGTGGAGGATTTCGTCCAGTGGGCGCAGGGGGAGGGGCTGGCGATCATCGGCATCGACATCTTCCCGGACTCCGTGCCGCTGGAAACCTATGAGCTGCCCCGCGACTGCGTGCTGGTGTTCGGGCAGGAAGGACCGGGCCTGACGGCGGAGGTCCACGAAGCTGCCGAAGCCACGCTGTCCATCGAACAGTTTGGTTCCACCCGTTCCATCAACGCAGCCTCCGCCGCAGCGATCGCCATGCACGCGTGGGTCCGCCGGCACGTCTTCAACCAGCACGTCCAGGGCTGACTGCGGCGGCCCGTCAGCGAGTGTTACCGACTGCCGACCAGAAACTCGGCGGTGTGGCGGATATCGCTAGGATGGTGCCTAGCCGTAAGCGGTCTACTTGAGGGTCTTCCAACCCACAGACGAAACTCAGCAGAGGAGTCAGCATGCCCATTGCAACCCCAGAGATCTACTCCGAAATGATCGACCGTGCGAAGGCGGGCGGATTCGCTTTCCCGGCAGTGAACGTCACGTCCTCGCAGACGCTGAACGCGGCCCTGCGCGGCTTCGCCGAGGCTGAGTCCGACGGCATCGTGCAGGTCTCCACCGGCGGTGCGGCCTACTGGTCCGGCGCCTCCACCAAAGACATGGTGGCCGGTTCCCTGGGCTTCGCGGCCTTCGCCCGTGAAGTGGCCAAGAACTACGGCGTCAACATCGCCCTCCACACGGACCACTGCCCCAAGGACAAGCTGGACGGCTTCGTCCTGCCCCTGCTCGCGGCCTCCGAGGCCGAGGTCAAGGCCGGCCGCAACCCCATCTTCAACTCCCACATGTGGGACGGTTCCGCCGAAACCCTGCAGGACAACCTGCGCATCGCCCGCGAACTGCTGGCCCGCACGGCCGCTGCCAAGATGATCCTCGAAGTTGAAATCGGCACCGTGGGTGGCGAGGAAGACGGCGTCGAGAACGAGATCAACGAGAAGCTGTACACCACCGTCGAGGACGCCCTGGCCACCATCGAAGCCCTGGGCTCCGGCGAGAACGGCCGCTACATCACGGCCCTGACCTTCGGCAACGTCCACGGTGTTTACAAGCCCGGTGGCGTCAAGCTCCGCCCGGAAATCCTCAAGGACATCCAGGCACAGGTTGGCGCGAAGATCGGCAAGGACAGCCCGTTCGACCTCGTGTTCCACGGCGGCTCCGGCTCCTCGGACCAGGAAATCGCCGACGCCGTGTCCTACGGCACCATCAAGATGAACATCGACACGGACACCCAGTACGCCTACACGCGTCCGGTGGCGGACCACATGTTCCGCAACTACGACGGCGTCCTGAAGGTGGATGGCGAAGTGGGCAACAAGAAGACCTACGATCCCCGCGTTTGGGGCGCCTCCGCCGAAGCCGGCCTCGCCGCCCGCGTTGTGGAAGCCACCAAGCAGCTCGGTTCAGCCGGAAAGACCTTCTAAATGTCGGATGAGTTCCGCAGGAACCTGATGGGGCCGGAGCCCACGCTCCTGCCGGCAGAATCCGAGATCTACCAGCACCTGGCGCTCGGCCAGGAAGCCGTTGACCTCGTGGCGAAGAACCCCACGTCGTCACTGCTGTGGGCCATCCTTGCCGAGGAGGCCTGGGCGGAGGGACGCACCATAGACTCCTACGCTTACGCCCGCGTTGGCTACCACCG
It encodes the following:
- a CDS encoding TrmH family RNA methyltransferase, giving the protein MADAPHHSSEEADATETGAPRAEVGVGPWEGELPEGDHWDPDLLADGDRRNVLDKYRYWKHEAIVAELDSRRHNFHVAIENWQHDLNIGTVVRTANAFLAKEVHIIGRRRWNRRGAMVTDRYQHVRHHPTVEDFVQWAQGEGLAIIGIDIFPDSVPLETYELPRDCVLVFGQEGPGLTAEVHEAAEATLSIEQFGSTRSINAASAAAIAMHAWVRRHVFNQHVQG
- a CDS encoding DUF3151 domain-containing protein, with product MSDEFRRNLMGPEPTLLPAESEIYQHLALGQEAVDLVAKNPTSSLLWAILAEEAWAEGRTIDSYAYARVGYHRGLDSLRRNGWRGVGPIPWEHEPNRGFLRALYSLGRASSAIGEADEPERIEKFLNDSDPAAKAAIEGK